A genomic segment from Candidatus Aminicenantes bacterium encodes:
- a CDS encoding zf-HC2 domain-containing protein produces the protein MKQQRFISSRSLGSFQDATLRELNREMQKSGLTVQCPDDSPLAALAEGRLSRPERESLHLHLAQCESCLETYSLLCSLLRDAAQNRHSRRSWTPMALAASLVLVVISFFLFGPHGRDLAPGMELAADNAQFTVNREKDQDGKRAKDETSVESSSPSRREGKPPVSPPDGKKVDPAGPPAPKQDRVRLQAEVPEPGAKSRVQRQSRPAQKSGISAKENRVRHFEAAEEAPKATAPGDSHKWAEKIRIDVQPANTPAGRISVVLAINARGMISDMTIDPPDSPLAAPVRRALQRHSFPPPSSPVRFLRLTIEWNGESWKIQSSEPSNPNESAGNDPASF, from the coding sequence ATGAAGCAGCAGCGATTCATTTCGAGCCGTTCTTTAGGTTCCTTTCAGGATGCGACCCTGCGGGAATTAAACCGGGAAATGCAGAAAAGCGGCTTAACAGTGCAATGCCCGGATGACTCACCCCTGGCCGCCCTGGCTGAAGGACGCCTCAGCCGACCAGAGAGGGAATCCCTCCACCTGCATCTGGCGCAGTGCGAATCCTGCCTGGAAACCTACAGCCTGCTCTGCAGCCTGCTTCGCGATGCCGCTCAGAACCGCCACAGCCGCCGTTCGTGGACGCCCATGGCCCTGGCCGCATCACTGGTCCTGGTAGTGATTTCATTTTTCCTTTTCGGACCCCACGGCCGCGACCTGGCACCGGGAATGGAATTGGCTGCGGATAATGCCCAGTTTACGGTAAATAGAGAAAAAGACCAAGATGGCAAAAGGGCCAAAGATGAAACAAGCGTGGAATCCAGCAGCCCGTCTCGAAGAGAGGGCAAACCCCCTGTTTCCCCGCCTGACGGCAAAAAGGTTGATCCCGCTGGACCGCCCGCGCCCAAACAAGACCGTGTCCGTCTCCAGGCCGAAGTTCCTGAACCGGGCGCCAAAAGCCGTGTGCAACGGCAAAGCCGGCCTGCGCAAAAAAGCGGGATTTCCGCTAAAGAAAATCGAGTTCGTCATTTCGAAGCGGCCGAGGAAGCCCCGAAAGCCACCGCCCCCGGGGATTCCCACAAATGGGCTGAAAAGATCCGCATCGACGTTCAGCCGGCAAACACACCGGCAGGCCGCATTTCAGTCGTGCTGGCAATCAACGCCCGGGGTATGATCAGCGATATGACCATCGACCCGCCGGACTCACCCCTGGCCGCTCCGGTGCGCCGGGCCTTGCAAAGGCATTCCTTTCCGCCGCCATCATCCCCCGTGCGGTTCTTGCGGCTGACCATTGAATGGAACGGGGAGTCCTGGAAGATTCAGTCTTCTGAGCCATCGAATCCCAATGAATCCGCAGGCAACGATCCCGCTTCATTTTGA
- a CDS encoding sigma-70 family RNA polymerase sigma factor, producing MASEPVIPFHDNASRESRDLLNHHLDFIQSRCKLAIQCQAAGSRTLPGIDLENESLELFNLVIDRIRKNDYAVIRRFDRRARFTTYLTTLIARQAVERIRRRKGRTRTRERAESLGRLGIRLFEKIVSQGLGVPDALREMMHESLPGMTEQRLTQMANHILGQRSMPPTVIISMGEMPDCPEPSGVTPESAAFEKERQARITAAVSLLRSRLSGTEWLLLRLRFPPDPRSPARKASEIASLMGISRKAVYRRLDRLLPHCRTILRKAGIDFCDLFSQPQGNSFDGVRPNQGSIES from the coding sequence GTGGCTTCTGAACCTGTGATACCATTCCACGACAATGCATCCCGGGAAAGCCGTGACCTGCTCAATCACCATCTCGATTTCATTCAGTCCCGGTGCAAACTGGCAATCCAGTGCCAGGCCGCCGGCAGCAGAACCCTGCCGGGCATCGACCTTGAAAATGAAAGCCTGGAACTGTTCAACCTGGTGATTGATCGCATCCGGAAAAACGACTACGCGGTGATTCGTCGATTCGACCGGCGTGCGCGTTTCACCACCTACCTGACAACATTGATCGCCCGCCAGGCAGTGGAGCGAATTCGCCGCCGCAAAGGCCGTACACGGACGCGCGAGCGGGCGGAATCCCTGGGCCGACTGGGAATCCGCCTGTTTGAAAAGATCGTTTCGCAGGGGCTCGGGGTTCCAGACGCGCTGCGGGAGATGATGCACGAAAGCCTTCCCGGTATGACCGAGCAGCGCTTGACGCAAATGGCGAATCACATTCTTGGGCAACGCAGTATGCCGCCGACGGTGATCATCTCCATGGGAGAAATGCCCGATTGCCCGGAACCATCCGGAGTAACACCTGAATCCGCAGCCTTTGAAAAGGAACGGCAAGCACGAATCACCGCCGCCGTCTCTTTGTTGCGCAGCCGGCTTTCGGGAACGGAATGGCTGTTGCTGAGGTTGCGTTTTCCTCCAGACCCGCGATCCCCGGCCCGCAAAGCAAGCGAAATCGCATCCCTGATGGGTATAAGCCGCAAAGCGGTGTATCGGCGGCTGGACCGCCTTCTGCCCCATTGCCGTACCATATTGAGAAAAGCAGGCATCGATTTTTGCGACCTGTTTTCGCAACCGCAGGGGAATTCCTTTGACGGTGTCCGACCCAATCAAGGGAGCATTGAATCATGA
- a CDS encoding LapA family protein, with product MVKRLILGLLVIVVIVLFTLNNTAPTELCLVGFTVHVPLALLLVISLALGAGIAILFLIVPAIRERRELKECRRELDLLKGKVEKLETAAPESHQNEAGSLPADSLGFDGSED from the coding sequence ATGGTCAAGCGTTTGATTCTGGGTTTGCTGGTAATCGTTGTCATTGTGTTGTTTACATTGAACAATACGGCTCCAACTGAGTTGTGCCTGGTGGGTTTTACGGTACATGTTCCCCTGGCCCTGCTGCTGGTGATCTCTCTGGCGTTGGGAGCCGGTATCGCCATCCTGTTTCTGATCGTTCCCGCAATCCGGGAACGCCGCGAATTAAAGGAGTGCCGAAGAGAATTGGATCTACTCAAAGGTAAAGTGGAAAAACTGGAAACAGCGGCTCCCGAAAGCCATCAAAATGAAGCGGGATCGTTGCCTGCGGATTCATTGGGATTCGATGGCTCAGAAGACTGA
- a CDS encoding MaoC family dehydratase: MVQIRVSSYEEWKAIEGREFGVSDFLVIDQERIDRFAAATGDFQWIHTDIERARRESPFGSTIAHGYLTLSLLPPLLAQIVETTNSRMTVNYGVENLRFRQPVPAGGRVRLRANVAEVKNLRGITRVKIGVIMDLEGADTPVFSGTIVLLYHFNE; the protein is encoded by the coding sequence ATGGTGCAGATTAGGGTATCCAGTTATGAAGAATGGAAGGCGATCGAGGGCCGTGAATTCGGGGTTTCCGACTTCCTGGTCATCGATCAGGAACGCATAGATCGCTTCGCCGCCGCTACGGGGGATTTCCAGTGGATTCACACCGACATCGAGCGTGCGAGAAGGGAATCTCCGTTTGGATCGACCATTGCCCACGGATACCTGACCCTGTCGTTGTTGCCGCCGCTGCTGGCCCAGATCGTGGAGACGACCAATTCACGCATGACCGTGAACTACGGCGTAGAGAACTTGCGTTTCCGGCAACCGGTACCTGCAGGTGGCCGGGTGCGCTTGCGCGCGAATGTAGCGGAAGTAAAGAATCTCAGGGGCATCACCCGGGTCAAGATCGGTGTAATCATGGACCTTGAGGGCGCGGATACTCCGGTGTTTTCCGGTACCATCGTGCTGCTTTATCACTTCAACGAGTGA
- a CDS encoding vitamin K epoxide reductase family protein has translation MKDLRITRLRFLATTAMIGLLLGFFFLRLFLFGGNERLCLLILLLKVVGLIASWVLLLGTLRVPFFKRFCPISPYFDCRRVIDSPAGKIFGVIHTADLGVLYFGGSLLVLMFTAFSPDFYFHVVLLGGLNLLTLPYTLFSVLYQAVKVRKWCALCLIVQAVFWMEFWQFFPFLFGNRVFLDFSLNRITPLILGFGLFLGAWPLVRHLLERAYSEYAGTEQSRVKK, from the coding sequence ATGAAAGACTTGCGAATAACCCGTCTGCGGTTCCTGGCCACAACGGCCATGATCGGCTTGCTGCTGGGCTTCTTTTTTCTGCGTCTGTTTCTTTTTGGAGGCAACGAGCGCTTGTGCTTGTTGATCCTGCTGCTCAAAGTGGTGGGATTGATTGCTTCCTGGGTGTTGCTGTTGGGGACGTTGCGCGTGCCTTTTTTCAAGCGCTTCTGTCCCATCAGTCCCTATTTCGATTGCCGGCGCGTCATCGACTCCCCGGCGGGAAAGATTTTCGGCGTGATTCATACCGCCGATCTTGGCGTGTTGTACTTCGGCGGTTCCCTGTTGGTATTGATGTTTACCGCTTTTTCACCTGATTTTTACTTTCATGTGGTGCTTCTTGGCGGACTCAACCTGCTTACGTTGCCGTACACATTGTTCTCTGTGTTGTACCAGGCAGTTAAGGTCCGCAAGTGGTGCGCGCTATGCCTGATCGTTCAGGCTGTTTTCTGGATGGAGTTCTGGCAGTTTTTTCCTTTCCTTTTCGGCAACCGGGTGTTTCTGGATTTCAGCCTGAATCGGATCACGCCCCTGATCCTGGGCTTCGGTCTCTTTCTGGGTGCGTGGCCACTGGTGCGCCACCTGTTGGAAAGAGCATACAGTGAGTATGCCGGAACCGAACAGAGCCGGGTGAAAAAGTAA